From one Desulfatiglans sp. genomic stretch:
- a CDS encoding galactose mutarotase → MRAIKETFGEFEGKKVDLHTLKNAHGMEVKITNYGGIVTSIKVPDKNNKFDDVVLGFNNLKDYLGNNPFFGAVIGRYANRIGNAKFILEGKEYTLAKNNWANTLHGGVKGFDKVLWDAEPVTGKEGQSLKLTYMSKDGEEGFPGNLNVTVTYTLKDDNSFQIDYHATTDKPTVVNLTNHTYWNLAGEGSGGILAHKLMINADSFTPVDRGSIPTGEIRSIQGTPMDFRRPLAVGARIGSDDEQLKFGNGYDHNWVINSRENDKPVLAATVFEPVSGRQMEVYTTEPGIQFYSGNFLNENIIGKSGKGYGPRSALCLETQHYPDSPNKPKFPTTVLKPGEIYRTTTIYKFTINNN, encoded by the coding sequence ATGAGAGCCATTAAGGAAACCTTTGGAGAATTTGAAGGCAAAAAGGTCGATTTGCATACATTAAAGAACGCTCATGGCATGGAGGTTAAGATCACCAATTATGGCGGTATTGTCACATCCATCAAAGTCCCGGATAAGAACAATAAATTTGATGATGTTGTCCTTGGGTTTAATAATCTAAAGGATTATCTGGGTAATAACCCCTTTTTTGGGGCTGTCATAGGGAGGTACGCCAACAGGATAGGCAATGCAAAGTTTATACTTGAAGGTAAGGAGTATACCCTTGCTAAAAACAACTGGGCAAACACCCTGCATGGCGGGGTAAAGGGGTTTGACAAGGTCCTGTGGGATGCAGAACCGGTCACCGGCAAAGAGGGCCAGTCCCTGAAACTTACCTATATGAGTAAAGATGGAGAGGAAGGTTTTCCAGGAAACCTGAATGTTACAGTAACCTACACCCTTAAAGATGATAATTCCTTTCAGATAGACTACCATGCAACCACTGACAAGCCTACTGTTGTAAACCTTACTAACCATACCTACTGGAATCTTGCAGGGGAAGGTTCAGGGGGTATTCTTGCTCATAAGTTAATGATTAACGCCGATTCCTTTACACCGGTAGACCGCGGGTCTATTCCTACCGGGGAAATCAGGTCAATTCAAGGTACACCTATGGATTTTAGAAGGCCATTAGCTGTTGGCGCGAGGATAGGCTCAGATGATGAGCAGTTGAAGTTTGGGAATGGTTATGATCATAACTGGGTAATTAATTCCAGGGAAAATGATAAACCGGTTCTTGCTGCAACGGTTTTTGAACCGGTCAGCGGAAGACAGATGGAGGTGTATACAACAGAACCCGGAATACAATTTTACAGCGGAAATTTTCTGAATGAAAACATTATCGGGAAAAGCGGTAAGGGCTATGGCCCCCGCAGCGCGTTATGCCTTGAGACACAGCATTATCCTGATTCACCTAACAAACCAAAGTTTCCAACGACGGTTCTGAAACCCGGAGAGATATACAGGACAACAACTATTTATAAGTTTACAATTAATAATAACTGA
- a CDS encoding nuclear transport factor 2 family protein: MKNLIILFACFGLTCFLFINMAFADTCADVYANDRAAIMELQSRYLFALDFRDAETYASTFTEDGILNWARGDIKGRKAIYDFIASGTYDPASKAEKGKWPAASRHFVSNQIIKVNGNTARSLSYWFEATNNTADRKTMVLGLFGHYEDELVKIDGQWYFKKRAIYNEGLEGRHKAGEENPAR; the protein is encoded by the coding sequence ATGAAAAATTTGATTATCCTGTTCGCATGTTTTGGGTTGACCTGTTTTTTATTTATTAATATGGCATTTGCCGACACTTGCGCCGACGTTTACGCTAATGATCGCGCCGCCATCATGGAGCTGCAAAGCCGCTATCTTTTTGCCCTGGATTTCAGGGATGCTGAAACATATGCCTCCACCTTTACCGAGGATGGTATATTAAACTGGGCGCGTGGTGATATAAAGGGCCGGAAGGCGATTTACGATTTCATTGCATCAGGGACATATGACCCCGCCAGTAAAGCCGAAAAAGGAAAATGGCCTGCTGCATCACGCCATTTTGTTTCAAATCAGATTATTAAGGTGAATGGCAATACAGCCAGGTCCCTCAGTTACTGGTTTGAGGCGACAAATAACACAGCAGACCGAAAAACAATGGTGCTGGGATTGTTTGGTCACTATGAGGATGAACTGGTAAAGATAGATGGACAGTGGTATTTCAAGAAACGTGCTATATACAATGAGGGGCTGGAAGGCCGACATAAGGCAGGAGAAGAAAACCCTGCCAGATAA